The DNA region gggtTAACTCTTCTTCACCTCTGTAGCTTTCCCAAAGAAACCATCTAAGACCTGCAGTCTGAGCTTCTAAAAACATTGAATTCATTGACATAGATTAGCATGGTTTTAAGAAATATGTAGATCCCGTGAACCCTTTCCCCATTTTCCCCCAATAGCAACATCTTGAAAAGCTATAACACAGTATCACAAGATACTGACATCCATAAGGTCAAGACACGTTAAGTTTCCTTCAAGTTCTTTTATAACCACACCGACTCACGCCCCCCAACTAACTTTTAATGCTGCCATGATTTATCCAGGCCCTCAAAGCGCCTACATCGGACACAGGACAAGGTCCGGGGCTAGGAAGGTAAACGCACAGGAACTAGCAGAGTCCCAAGCCCCGGGTCCAGCGGAGGCAGCTGAAGGAGCGGAGCCGCAGGCCCCGCCCCTTCCGCCAAGGCCGACCAACAGCCGACCGGAGCCGAGCCGCTTCCAACGGCGACCGAGCAAAACCGGAAGTGGGCGGCAGCCCTCCCCTTCCCGGACCCCCCGCCCAAGATGGCGGACCTCCACCGCCAACTGCAGGAGTATCTGGCGCAGGGGAAAGCGGGCGGGCCGGCAGCCGCCGAGCCGCTCCTCGACGCGGGAGAGGCAGAGGAGCCCACGGCCGGggccgggccggcgggggcgTGGCTCGGCCGCGCGGGCCTGCGCTGGACGTGGGCGCGGAACTCCGCGGAGCCGACGACGGCGGCGGCGGGACCGACGTGCATGCCGAGCGTGACGCGCGCTCAGCGGCTGGCGGCGAGCGGCGTGTGCCTGCTGCTGGCCGCGCTCTGCTTCGGCCTGGCCGCACTCTACGCCCCAGTGTTGCTGTTGCGCGCCCGCAAGTTCGCGCTGCTGTGGTCGCTGGGCTCGGTGCTGGCGCTAGCGGGCGGCACGCTCCTGCGAGGCGGTGCGGCGTGCGGACGCCTGCTGCGCGGCGAGGAGGCGCCGTCGCGGCCCGCGCTGCTCTACGTGGCCGCGCTGGGCGCTACGCTGTACGCGGCGCTGGGTCTGCGCAGCACGTTGCTCACGGCGCTGGGCGCCTGCGCGCAGGTGGCTGCGCTGCTCGCCGTGCTGTTGGGTTTGCTGCCCCGCGGCGCGGGCACCGCGCTGCGCATGGCACTTCGGCGCCTGGGACCGGGCGCCACCCTCACCAAGGCGCTCCCCGTGTGAGAGGCCTGGGGCCCGCGCCGTCGGAAAGGACGCAGAGTCCGCCCCCGGGACGCGCCGTCGGGAGACCACACGGAGCCGGCCCAGGGGCCCAGCGCTCGCCATGCCAAGGACTGCGCCCGCCTTTCCCAGAGCGCGCGGGGTAAAGGCTGCTCCTTTACTGTGCCAGCGAAATCTGTAAACTGAGCAGCAGTTGTAAAACTGAGACATGAGCTGTTTCGGAAGCTCCTCAAGTTCAGCGTTTTGTGCTATACTCAGCAGCAAGTGCTATGAGAACTAAATTTTGTCCTTGAGTTGGTGACATACTGTGAAGCATTTATGATAAATTGCTTTTGCGTTAACCGTGGTCTTAGTTTACACtcagttgaaaaagaaaaagaacactagCTCTTCCGTTTTAATTAACTGCCCTTATTACTTTTCTCAGACTTCTGTTCCACGttttgtcactttaaaaaatCCAGTGGTAGACTGTAGTAGCTTAGCTACAGTAAACTTGTTCTCTTCggctcttggaaattatttttccGTATTCTTCAATGTGAGTGGATCCAtaagagttattaaaataaatactgacTTTAGCCACcggaatttttaaaagtactttagtTAAGACGGTTtatctcagttttttcttttagtggaGTTGTAAACATGGTACCttataaaattaaaggaaaattgaTTCTGTATTAGATGAGGAAAGCGATGGACCAAGAAGCGTCCTGTAAGAAATACCCAGTAAGGTGCGTGTAACTGCTGTGAGAGGTCCGTGGGCAGAACTGGGCTAGGGGACTCCTGGGAGACACATGATTCTACGTGCGGTTTCCCTATTTGATGGAAACCATGGATTTCTACAAGGcctaatttttttcattcctaattttatgaTCTGCTTTTTAACTATAATTTACACTTTACAGTCTGATCTTCATGCAATGTAAGATGCTTTTCACATCTAATTGCCAAATTTCCTTCGTTTTAGGTTTAGCACTTAATTTTGTTTAGGACCTTCTTACTTACCTTAATTTATTGCCAGAAAGTATGGGCTCAATATTCTGAGGAGTCCAGAAAACTACATGTTTTGTCACTAGCTGCATATTAACTAGGAAGtaaactatttaaaatgtttaaatcctACGCCAGTGGTTCTCCGTTCACATGAGAATTACTTGACGACTCAAACCTCCGATCAATTCAGTCTGTCTctgcggggctgggggtgggagccaCGCATCAGCATTTTTTTTGAGCTCTCCAGATGATTCCTTTTCCAGCTAAGGTTGTGaaccacttttctgtatgttggaTTGCACGATTTGAAAATAATTGTCTCCTGGGGCTGGATTCCAGTGTTGCCGAAACTGGGTGTCAGGCAGCAGTCGAGCCTTGCCCCTTTGTCCAACCtcaaaatttagatttttatcaGTGTCCTAAGCCCTGCTCCAAGAAGTGGACACTAAAGTGACCAACATCCACACTGTAGACTTACCCCAACCCCCCATATTCTCTAAGAATGCTCCCTTGTTCCCCTCTCAGTAAATAGGGTTACCTACCTCAAGAGGAACAACCAAGGGGGTGTTTGTAAAAGCAAATCCACTGTTTTGGGGGAGTGATTTTTTTGACTGGAAAACTTGTACCATTGGCTGCTCTTTCTACCCCCTTGTTAAATCTGCATTCTAGTTCTAAATTTCTCTACAGTTTGCATGGCTGAAGATTTCACAGTGTTGACTTTTATGTTCATgccactgtatttttaaaaattgttttcccaaCATTTTTTCAAGAATTCACTCTTTGGAAATCTAAgctttaataaaattcaaagcaCAACATCTGGTATGTATTTTGACAGTGATACTTTAAAATGCATCACTTACTAAGtaattaatgaatatataatgCTGAGTTTTCAGTTTTCTCTAAATGAATTCATTCTCAAAATGTGATCTGGTTATCTGCTTACTGAGGTACTGTGTTTTTCAAGTTAAAGCCTTGGAATGTTATGATAAAGTTCTTACCACATAAATCTCAGAAAAAAGGAGCCTAAATCTCTGTATGGATTTGCTCTCTGGATCCCTTTTTAGCTTCTTAGAATTTGATTACAACTTCTTTTTAAGCTATACCAGTGGAGGGCAAATAAAGAAtatcctcagggcttccctggtggcgcagtggttgagagtccacctgccgatgcaggggacacgggttcgtgccccggtccgggaggatcccacatgccgcggagcggctgggcccgtgagccatggccgctgagcctgcgcgtccggagcctgtgctctgcaacgggagaggccacaacagtgagaggcccgcgtaccacacacaaaaaaagaatatcctcaaacctaaagcaatcctgagtcTCCTAAACGTGTGTTTAGAGCAAAGTGCTGGTCAATAGGATGTTTTAAATCGCAAAGTAAAGAGAAAATCTCTTGTAGTCTCTAGGTTCTAACACCCTAAAAAAGCAGTGTGTGTGGTGTCAACATTTTATCTGCAGAGATAACTTAGCACTTACCATTTTTTACATTAATGGAGAATCAGTTACGAGTTTTTTTATATACTCTCCAACTATGTCAGTATCCCTTTCCTAAGCAAGTACTGACACTTTCCAGCACCACTAAATTTGTCAAGGAAACTTTTCTCCTATGCCAAACTGAAGCTGGCAAAGTAATGAGACGTTAGGGTGGCCACAGGACAGTCCTTTGAATAATAAaaggtttctttttataaaaacaaagtaagGGGTCAGTATAGAAAGTATGCTGGGGTTATCTCAAACTGAACTTTTCGCTTTCaattcaaactgggccaaatgttccatttatttaaaactaaagGAACTTGTTGTGGATGAGAACTTCCTGGCTTACTTTAAGTTGGAACAATCCTCTGCCTTAAACACTGGTGTTTCCACAAAGCTAGtgtggaagaggaagaaattatTTAAGTTTTGCACAACTGTTTTAAGAGATATTTTGATCCATTCCTTTTCAACTTAGAACCATTTGTGAAATGATTTACAGTATTCAGAAGGTATGTGTAGTTGATTTCTGGTTTATGTCAAGTTCCTCTCTTCAGAAAAAGGCAATGCAAGTCTACGGTGTGATTACTAGGAGATGCAGCCAAGGAAGACCCCTACTtggaaatccagattttttttttcctctggtgtATAATTTTCCATCTGCCAGAGTAGATCTAACTAATTATAAGGCTTTGAATCTACTTCAAACCTTGTTATAGTTTTGAAGTATTTTTCACGCTACTACAAAAATGTGACAGAAGTGTGATAAGaacttgtttaaaaacaaaaagttcacAGGTGACTTTAGATGACTTAGAGATTCCCATCAAGTATGCTCACAAATATAAGCAATAATTGTACCCCCCTCAGCAGACCAGATGCAATGGAAGCTAAGGGTTTCCTTAAGGCAAGCACTTGACGACTAGTTGTTTTCTGTTAATTCTTGCGTAAATCACATTCTGTATTCATACAAAAACAACTTTTTCTCTGACAAACTGTACATATAGAAACAAATTTCCAATTGGACATGAACTTAAATTTGTGGAGGTTCCATGTCTtgtgacactttaaaaaaaaaagaaaaaaaaattccagctctTATCTTCACAAGCCCACATGGGATTTAGGGCAGTGTGGGTGGACAGGAAAAAACAAGGCCAGCTACTCTGGGTAGCCAGCTACTCTGGCAGCAGTCTCTTCACCTTGAAGACATCGGgggctcctgggattcagctgcCCCAGAAAGAGTTCAGGGCTACACGGTGCaggtttccttttgtttctcttggaaaGTCCACAGAAGTTCTTAAATACTGTCCAGAGAGGCCGAGGGGTACTGAGCCCCAACTTCTACCGACCCCTTCCACCCCCCCTCGAAGCTCCTCGCCTTGGCGGGCCAGAGTTCATGTTACTCCCTCTACCCCAGTTACTGCCACTCCGGCCCCCTCTAGAAGGGGTACCACTGCCTGGAGGGCCCCCAAAAGGTTCATCTCTGTGGTATCCATCATGGTGATCTCCATCCAAGGAGCTGGAACGTCCGGACTTTGGCACTCTCTGAGAAGGTCCGGGGCCCCCTCGGCCTGAAACAAAATAATGGTTTtacatgtgacttttttttccatCAGAGACTGTTAACAACTCCTGGTACAAACTTTTACTCTATGACGACAGACAGTGgaacacttctttttaaaaaaaaaaaaaccagagttcTGAGGACATGAGCACAGCCCTCAGAGCACTGAAAGCTGTGCCTCTGCTTTTCTGGACCACCATCTCACTCCTGCCCTGTCTTGTGGCTGTGCACCCCTCAGCCTCACCTACACACGTGTTCCCCGAGGCTGTGACGGAACTGACAGGGAGCCAAGAGATAAACACGGAGCACCTCCTGGAGGTCACCGATCATATGGACCATGCCTACAGTCCATGAGATGTGTATCTTCACCCTCCTACGCCACCAGGGGTATTCCAGGGGAAGGTTTGAAAAGCACTGACTTAACATTGGAAGCAACTAAGAAATACAAACTGTTGATGATGTTAATTATTACAATTGCTCTAACCAGGATAAGTGTTTACTATGATTATCCTACAACTATATAgcacttttgatttccttttaaataatgagataaaacatttcttgaaaaacaaaagcacaaaaagaaaaa from Lagenorhynchus albirostris chromosome 6, mLagAlb1.1, whole genome shotgun sequence includes:
- the SFT2D3 gene encoding vesicle transport protein SFT2C, with product MADLHRQLQEYLAQGKAGGPAAAEPLLDAGEAEEPTAGAGPAGAWLGRAGLRWTWARNSAEPTTAAAGPTCMPSVTRAQRLAASGVCLLLAALCFGLAALYAPVLLLRARKFALLWSLGSVLALAGGTLLRGGAACGRLLRGEEAPSRPALLYVAALGATLYAALGLRSTLLTALGACAQVAALLAVLLGLLPRGAGTALRMALRRLGPGATLTKALPV